A portion of the Colius striatus isolate bColStr4 chromosome 1, bColStr4.1.hap1, whole genome shotgun sequence genome contains these proteins:
- the POGLUT3 gene encoding protein O-glucosyltransferase 3: MGGGGLRPLLPLLLGAALPLLRPGESAEPVSAERSLVWGPGLDAGLALPVRYFYIQAVSAAGRNFSRSPPGRTQFKVVIKALSPKEVTRIYTPRPLDRNDGTFLMRYRMYGSVRKGLKIEILYGDQHVAQSPYILKGPVYHEYCDCPEEDSEIWQNVMSCPSQEPQITKDFVSFPTIDLQRMLKEIPAKFSQTRGAIVHYTVVNNHIYRRSLGKYTDFKMFSDEMLLSLARKVRLPDVEFYLNVGDWPVEYRKANDTPGPIPVISWCGSVDSRDVVLPTYDVTHSTLETLRGVTNDLLSIQGNTGPFWENKTERALFRGRDSREERLHLVKLSKENPELLDAGITGYFFFREKEKELGKVQLMGFFDFFKNKYQVNVDGTVAAYRFPYLLLGDSLVLKQDSQYYEHFYNRLKPWKHYVPVKRNLEDLLEKIKWAKENDEEARKIAKEGQSMARELLEPRRLYCYYYKVLQQYAKRQASKPEIRDGMELVPQPDDRDSVCSCHRKKPLREDL; the protein is encoded by the exons CCCTGCCCGTGCGGTACTTCTACATCCAGGCGGTCAGTGCGGCCGGACGCAACTTCTCCCGCTCCCCGCCAG GAAGAACGCAGTTTAAAGTGGTAATTAAAGCACTTTCTCCAAAAGAAGTCACCAGAATTTATACCCCTCGCCCTTTGGATAGAAATGATGGCACGTTCCTTATGCGCTATCGCATGTATGGGAGTGTCAGGAAAGGGTTAAAAATTGAGATACTTTACGGTGATCAGCATGTAGCTCAGTCTCCTTATATTTTGAAAG gACCTGTTTACCATGAATATTGTGACTGTCCTGAAGAAGACTCTGAAATCTGGCAGAATGTTATGTCTTGTCCATCCCAAGAACCTCAGATTACAAaggactttgtttcttttcccaccATTGACCTTCAGCGAATGCTTAAGGAAATCCCAGCCAAGTTCAGTCAAACAAGAGGTGCTATTGTTCATTACACTGTTGTCAATAACCACATCTACCGTCGCTCCTTAGGGAAGTATACAGACTTCAAAATGTTCTCCGATGAAATGCTGCTGTCCCTGGCAAGAAAG GTTCGTCTTCCTGATGTGGAGTTTTATCTAAATGTTGGAGATTGGCCAGTTGAGTATCGGAAAGCTAATGATACGCCCGGTCCTATACCTGTCATTTCATGGTGTGGCTCTGTGGATTCAAGAGACGTAGTCCTTCCAACGTATGATGTAACCCACTCGACTCTTGAAACCCTACGTGGAGTCACAAATGATCTCCTTTCTATTCAAGGAAATACAG GCCCATtctgggaaaacaaaactgagcGAGCTTTATTTAGAGGTCGAGACAGCCGAGAAGAACGTCTCCATCTTGTCAAGTTATCCAAGGAAAATCCAGAGCTACTAGATGCTGGAATAACAGGATATTTCTtcttcagagagaaagaaaaagagctggGAAAAGTTCAGCTAATGGGCTTCTTTGACTTCTTTAAG AACAAGTACCAAGTGAATGTAGATGGGACTGTGGCAGCTTACAGGTTTCCATACCTCTTGCTGGGTGACAGCCTAGTATTGAAGCAAGATTCCCAGTACTATGAACACTTTTATAATAGATTAAAACCTTGGAAACATTACGTTCCAGTTAAGAGAAACTTAGAGGACTTgctagagaaaataaaatgggcTAAG GAAAATGAtgaagaagcaagaaaaattgCTAAAGAAGGACAATCAATGGCAAGAGAATTACTTGAGCCTCGCAGGCTTTACTGCTACTATTATAAAGTGCTCCAG CAATATGCCAAACGCCAAGCCAGCAAACCTGAAATACGGGATGGAATGGAACTCGTACCTCAGCCTGATGACAGAGACTCTGTCTGCAGCTGCCACCGGAAAAAGCCTTTGAGGGAAGATCTATAA